Proteins encoded in a region of the Pirellulales bacterium genome:
- the modA gene encoding molybdate ABC transporter substrate-binding protein, which yields MPGRLSVLRWSLSQRSGIALSVAVTALLALSGCGAKQEPAEKGATSDVAADATVRIAAASDLQFALKGLVAKFNDTHPKKRVEATFGSSGSLYAQLANKAPFDMFLSADMSYPRKLIEAGLAAKESEFLYAIGHLVVWVPSASKLNLDTDGIKALADPAVKVIAMANPKHAPYGRVAEEALKSQGVYDDVKDRLVLGENVSQTAHFVQSGAADAGLIALSLALAPEMKARGRYWSVPTDAYSRLEQGGVIMNDAKDAAAAGEFRGFMTGEEGKTILREYGFALPGE from the coding sequence ATGCCAGGTCGCCTGTCGGTTTTGAGATGGAGCCTTTCGCAACGGTCCGGCATCGCGCTGTCAGTGGCCGTCACGGCACTCCTGGCGCTCTCTGGTTGCGGCGCGAAGCAAGAGCCTGCCGAAAAAGGCGCTACCTCAGACGTCGCGGCCGATGCTACGGTGCGCATTGCCGCGGCCAGTGATCTGCAGTTCGCGCTCAAGGGCCTTGTGGCGAAGTTCAACGATACGCATCCGAAGAAGCGGGTCGAAGCAACGTTCGGTTCGAGCGGCAGCCTGTACGCGCAACTGGCGAACAAGGCGCCGTTTGACATGTTTTTGTCGGCTGACATGAGCTACCCGCGCAAGTTGATCGAGGCGGGACTGGCGGCCAAGGAGTCTGAATTCCTGTACGCCATCGGGCATCTCGTCGTGTGGGTGCCGAGTGCGTCGAAATTGAATCTCGACACCGACGGTATCAAGGCGCTCGCCGATCCTGCGGTGAAGGTGATTGCGATGGCGAACCCCAAGCATGCCCCTTATGGTCGCGTGGCCGAAGAGGCCCTGAAAAGCCAGGGCGTCTATGACGACGTGAAGGATCGGCTAGTGCTGGGTGAGAACGTCTCGCAGACGGCGCATTTCGTGCAATCGGGGGCCGCCGATGCGGGGTTGATTGCCTTATCTCTGGCGCTCGCGCCGGAAATGAAAGCGCGCGGACGGTATTGGTCGGTTCCAACGGACGCGTATTCGCGACTCGAACAAGGGGGCGTGATCATGAACGATGCGAAGGATGCGGCGGCTGCAGGAGAGTTTCGCGGGTTTATGACCGGCGAGGAAGGAAAGACGATCTTGCGGGAATACGGCTTCGCCCTGCCGGGAGAATAA
- the modB gene encoding molybdate ABC transporter permease subunit, with product MDATAVWLTLKLATCTTLVLMVIGLPLAYWLASSTRRWRFAVDAAVALPLLLPPTVLGYYLLVGMGPHSLLGRWYEKLAGQTLPFSFLGILIGSVIYNLPFAVRPFTAAFASVDRRLIEASWCLGVSRGETFRRVTVPLCWPGILTGMVLAFAHTVGEFGVVLMIGGNRPGVTRTISVAIYDDVQALNYAAAANSAAVLLIFAFTALCVTYALSRRTMPL from the coding sequence TTGGACGCCACCGCCGTTTGGCTTACTTTGAAATTGGCCACGTGTACGACGCTCGTGCTGATGGTGATCGGCCTACCGCTGGCGTATTGGCTGGCCAGCAGCACACGCCGATGGCGGTTTGCCGTGGACGCGGCCGTGGCCCTGCCGCTCTTACTTCCGCCGACGGTGTTGGGATATTACCTGCTGGTGGGCATGGGACCGCACAGTTTACTCGGGCGATGGTATGAAAAACTGGCGGGGCAAACGTTGCCGTTTTCGTTTTTGGGCATTCTCATTGGATCGGTCATTTACAACCTGCCGTTCGCCGTGCGTCCGTTTACGGCGGCGTTCGCCTCGGTCGACCGGCGCTTAATCGAGGCCTCCTGGTGCTTGGGAGTGTCGCGCGGCGAGACGTTCCGCCGCGTGACCGTACCCTTGTGCTGGCCGGGCATTCTCACCGGCATGGTGCTGGCCTTTGCGCACACGGTCGGCGAGTTTGGCGTCGTGCTGATGATCGGGGGTAACCGGCCGGGGGTAACTCGGACGATTTCGGTGGCGATCTATGATGACGTGCAAGCTCTGAATTACGCTGCCGCCGCAAACAGCGCCGCGGTGCTGTTGATCTTTGCCTTTACGGCATTGTGCGTTACCTACGCGCTCTCGCGGCGGACGATGCCGCTATGA